The following proteins come from a genomic window of Salvia hispanica cultivar TCC Black 2014 chromosome 4, UniMelb_Shisp_WGS_1.0, whole genome shotgun sequence:
- the LOC125185341 gene encoding uncharacterized protein LOC125185341: MQHPSHPQHELRFSKKTRWCPFPCDACGATEEGDSYTCTLCDYWIHERCVLLPESKDFPHHHHSLSLAFYPSPEYIRYEFVCGICSTNLPLRHWVYHCVLCRYVVHLNCATSTFDTKNENANTIDDEKDGTKFPIAVEDMYEEMIRFEIDIKCASLPDTIKHASHQRHNYLKLVKADDFRCVMLPATNKHRLENHLLPLTYDACVNRPGDFYCSNCEVQMEPTMWMYHCRDCDQSFHPRCFPATSGDYRNIKYGTQYVISNIHDHPLRFQIISKKKKCGLCHRDKYDWPGFQCVSCFFVVCKACGKGPSYSH, from the exons ATGCAGCACCCAAGCCACCCTCAACATGAGCTACGATTTTCCAAGAAGACAAGGTGGTGCCCATTTCCCTGTGATGCATGTGGTGCCACTGAGGAAGGGGACTCCTACACCTGCACCCTCTGTGACTACTGGATACATGAGAGATGCGTGCTCCTTCCTGAGTCTAAGGACTTCCCTCATCAtcaccactctctctccctcgcCTTTTATCCTTCCCCTGAGTACATCCGATATGAATTTGTTTGTGGTATATGCAGCACAAATTTGCCATTGAGACATTGGGTCTATCATTGCGTCCTTTGTAGATATGTCGTCCATCTCAACTGCGCCACCTCCAC ATTtgatactaaaaatgaaaatgcaaataCAATTGATGATGAGAAAGATGGTACCAAGTTTCCAATAGCAGTAGAAGACATGTATGAGGAGATGATCAG GTTCGAAATAGACATCAAGTGTGCTTCACTGCCCGACACCATAAAACACGCATCTCACCAGCGACATAACTATCTGAAGCTAGTCAAAGCTGATGATTTCAG ATGTGTGATGCTACCGGCAACAAATAAGCATAGATTGGAGAATCATTTGTTGCCGTTGACATATGATGCCTGTGTTAATCGTCCCGGTGATTTCTACTGCAGCAACTGCGAGGTCCAAATGGAGCCCACGATGTGGATGTATCACTGTCGTGACTGCGATCAATCATTTCATCCTAGATGCTTTCCTGCTACATCGGGTGATTACAGAAACATCAAATATGGAACACAATATGTGATTTCCAATATCCATGATCATCCTCTTAGATTTCAAATCATatccaagaaaaagaaatgtggcCTATGCCATCGAGATAAGTATGATTGGCCTGGATTTCAATGTGTGTCGTGCTTCTTTGTAGTGTGTAAAGCATGCGGTAAAGGGCCATCTTATTCACATTGA
- the LOC125224370 gene encoding uncharacterized protein LOC125224370: MELEKVDHMCHEHPLGRILRGSAHQSYFYTFCYGCDRFFRAGDVTYGCSIMCGFHWLLHKECMEMPREIMHPLHPSHPLTLHSEKILRSRNCAFCEARVWGLYYRCSHGGCNGLVIHLRCAGGLKDNDETHMLMYHPSHPQHELRFSKKTRWCPFPCDACGATEKGDSYTCTLCDYSIHQSCALLPLSKDFPHHHHPLSLAFSLPSEYIEYDFDCDVCCMTLPLRQWVYHCHLCRYVVHLNCAFDDQNESGSAIDGDEKEATKFPIAVEDMYEEMIRPFVKRQKDQILVPHHDHDNHNIGGKYSFSNHPHHLLTFIAFSSASSSSYDHHEKNDDEDDFESIPISELICDGCTLPIHEKKQTDDDGYESGYMSCDECKYFLHLSCFNLPLEIPSLPIHSLQDHSLRLQNADGKLTGWIECYICNSEANGLYYACTSCWYEIDIKCASLPNTIKHTSHPRHNYLKLVTADDLGFGVCDNCHKPASSRKEQYRCNSCIFSQLREPNGPPEVDVSLL, translated from the exons ATGGAGCTGGAGAAAGTTGATCATATGTGTCATGAACATCCGTTGGGTCGGATCCTCCGTGGGTCGGCCCACCAAAGTTACTTCTACACTTTCTGTTATGGTTGTGATAGATTCTTTAGAGCAGGAGATGTAACTTATGGATGCAGTATTATGTGTGGATTCCATTGGTTGTTACACAAAGAATGCATGGAAATGCCTCGAGAGATTATGCATCCTCTTCATCCTTCTCATCCTCTCACACTCCATTCAGAAAAAATTCTTAGATCAAGAAACTGTGCATTTTGTGAAGCGAGGGTGTGGGGGTTATACTACAGATGTAGCCATGGGGGCTGTAATGGATTGGTGATTCACTTGAGATGCGCGGGGGGGCTTAAAGATAACGATGAAACGCACATGCTTATGTACCACCCAAGCCACCCTCAGCATGAGCTACGCTTTTCCAAGAAGACGAGGTGGTGCCCATTCCCTTGTGATGCCTGTGGTGCCACTGAGAAAGGGGACTCCTACACCTGCACCCTCTGCGACTACTCCATACACCAGAGTTGCGCACTCCTCCCACTGTCTAAGGACTTCCCTCATCATCACCACCCTCTCTCCCTCGCCTTTTCTCTTCCATCTGAGTACATCGAGtatgattttgattgtgaTGTATGCTGCATGACTTTGCCATTGAGACAATGGGTCTATCATTGCCACCTTTGCAGATATGTCGTCCATCTCAACTGCGC aTTTGATGATCAAAATGAAAGTGGAAGTGCAATTGATGGTGATGAGAAAGAGGCTACCAAGTTTCCAATAGCAGTAGAAGACATGTATGAGGAGATGATCAGACCTTTCGTTAAGCGACAAAAAGATCAAATTCTTGTCCCTCATCATGATCATGACAATCACAACATCGGTGGCAAGTACAGCTTCTCCAATCATCCTCATCATCTATTAacttttattgcattttcttCAGCTTCGTCGTCATCTTATGATCACCACGAAAAAAACGACGATGAAGATGACTTTGAAAGTATTCCAATATCAGAATTAATATGTGATGGGTGCACACTGCCTATACATGAAAAGAAGCAAACAGATGACGATGGGTATGAGAGTGGTTACATGAGTTGTGATGAATGCAAATACTTTCTCCACTTGTCCTGCTTCAACTTACCACTTGAGATCCCCTCTCTTCCTATTCATTCTCTTCAAGATCACAGCCTAAGGCTTCAAAATGCTGATGGCAAGCTAACAGGTTGGATAGAATGTTATATTTGTAATAGTGAGGCGAATGGGTTGTATTACGCTTGTACTAGCTGCTGGTACGAAATAGACATCAAGTGTGCTTCTCTGCCCAACACCATAAAACACACATCTCACCCGCGACATAACTATCTAAAGCTAGTCACAGCTGATGATTTAGGGTTTGGTGTATGTGATAATTGTCATAAGCCCGCATCTAGTCGAAAGGAGCAATACAGATGCAATAGCTGCATATTCTCT CAACTGCGAGAACCAAATGGACCCCCGGAGGTGGATGTATCATTGTTATGA
- the LOC125220656 gene encoding uncharacterized protein LOC125220656 isoform X2, with product MELEKVDHMCHEHPLGRILRGSAHQSYFYTFCYGCDRFFRAGDVTYGCSIMCGFHWLLHKECMEMPREIMHPLHPSHPLTLHSEKILRSRNCAFCEARVWGLYYRCSHGGCNGLVIHLRCAGGLKDNDETHMLMYHPSHPQHELRFSKKTRWCPFPCDACGATENGDSYTCTLCDYSIHQSCALLPLSKDFPHHHHPLSLAFSLPSEYIEYDFDCDVCCMTLPLRRWVYHCHLCRYVVHLNCAFDDQNESGSAIDGDEKEATKFPIAVEDMYEEMIRPFVKRQKDQILVPHHDHDNHNIGGKYSFSNHPHHLLTFIAFSSASSSSYDHHEKNDDEDDFESIPISELICDGCTLPIHEKKQTDDDGYESGYMSCDECKYFLHLSCFNLPLEIPSLPIHSLQDHSLRLQNADGKLTGWIECYICNSEANGLYYACTSCWYEIDIKCASLPNTIKHTSHPRHNYLKLVTADDLGFGVCDNCHKPASSRKEQYRCNSCIFSQLREPNGPPEVDVSLL from the exons ATGGAGCTGGAGAAAGTTGATCATATGTGTCATGAACATCCGTTGGGTCGGATCCTCCGTGGGTCGGCCCACCAAAGTTACTTCTACACTTTCTGTTATGGTTGTGATAGATTCTTTAGAGCAGGAGATGTAACTTATGGATGCAGTATTATGTGTGGATTCCATTGGTTGTTACACAAAGAATGCATGGAAATGCCTCGAGAGATTATGCATCCTCTTCATCCTTCTCATCCTCTCACACTCCATTCAGAAAAAATTCTTAGATCAAGAAACTGTGCATTTTGTGAAGCGAGGGTGTGGGGGTTATACTACAGATGTAGCCATGGGGGCTGTAATGGATTGGTGATTCACTTGAGATGCGCGGGGGGGCTTAAAGATAACGATGAAACGCACATGCTTATGTACCACCCAAGCCACCCTCAGCATGAGCTACGCTTTTCCAAGAAGACGAGGTGGTGCCCATTCCCTTGTGATGCCTGTGGTGCCACTGAGAACGGGGACTCCTACACCTGCACCCTCTGCGACTACTCCATACACCAGAGTTGCGCACTCCTCCCACTGTCTAAGGACTTCCCTCATCATCACCACCCTCTCTCCCTCGCCTTTTCTCTTCCATCTGAGTACATCGAGtatgattttgattgtgaTGTATGCTGCATGACTTTGCCATTGAGACGATGGGTCTATCATTGCCACCTTTGCAGATATGTCGTCCATCTCAACTGCGC aTTTGATGATCAAAATGAAAGTGGAAGTGCAATTGATGGTGATGAGAAAGAGGCTACCAAGTTTCCAATAGCAGTAGAAGACATGTATGAGGAGATGATCAGACCTTTCGTTAAGCGACAAAAAGATCAAATTCTTGTCCCTCATCATGATCATGACAATCACAACATCGGTGGCAAGTACAGCTTCTCCAATCATCCTCATCATCTATTAacttttattgcattttcttCAGCTTCGTCGTCATCTTATGATCACCACGAAAAAAACGACGATGAAGATGACTTTGAAAGTATTCCAATATCAGAATTAATATGTGATGGGTGCACACTGCCTATACATGAAAAGAAGCAAACAGATGACGATGGGTATGAGAGTGGTTACATGAGTTGTGATGAATGCAAATACTTTCTCCACTTGTCCTGCTTCAACTTACCACTTGAGATCCCCTCTCTTCCTATTCATTCTCTTCAAGATCACAGCCTAAGGCTTCAAAATGCTGATGGCAAGCTAACAGGTTGGATAGAATGTTATATTTGTAATAGTGAGGCGAATGGGTTGTATTACGCTTGTACTAGCTGCTGGTACGAAATAGACATCAAGTGTGCTTCTCTGCCCAACACCATAAAACACACATCTCACCCGCGACATAACTATCTAAAGCTAGTCACAGCTGATGATTTAGGGTTTGGTGTATGTGATAATTGTCATAAGCCCGCATCTAGTCGAAAGGAGCAATACAGATGCAATAGCTGCATATTCTCT CAACTGCGAGAACCAAATGGACCCCCGGAGGTGGATGTATCATTGTTATGA
- the LOC125220656 gene encoding uncharacterized protein LOC125220656 isoform X1, producing MELEKVDHMCHEHPLGRILRGSAHQSYFYTFCYGCDRFFRAGDVTYGCSIMCGFHWLLHKECMEMPREIMHPLHPSHPLTLHSEKILRSRNCAFCEARVWGLYYRCSHGGCNGLVIHLRCAGGLKDNDETHMLMYHPSHPQHELRFSKKTRWCPFPCDACGATENGDSYTCTLCDYSIHQSCALLPLSKDFPHHHHPLSLAFSLPSEYIEYDFDCDVCCMTLPLRRWVYHCHLCRYVVHLNCAFDDQNESGSAIDGDEKEATKFPIAVEDMYEEMIRPFVKRQKDQILVPHHDHDNHNIGGKYSFSNHPHHLLTFIAFSSASSSSYDHHEKNDDEDDFESIPISELICDGCTLPIHEKKQTDDDGYESGYMSCDECKYFLHLSCFNLPLEIPSLPIHSLQDHSLRLQNADGKLTGWIECYICNSEANGLYYACTSCWYEIDIKCASLPNTIKHTSHPRHNYLKLVTADDLGFGVCDNCHKPASSRKEQYRCNSCIFSVCGKCVILPAKNKHRLENHLMPLTYDARANRPGDFYCSNCENQMDPRRWMYHCYDCDQSFHPQCFPATSGKYRNIKYGTERVISRIHDHPLRFQIISNKKRCDLCNRERYDMPGFQCALCFFAVCYLCV from the exons ATGGAGCTGGAGAAAGTTGATCATATGTGTCATGAACATCCGTTGGGTCGGATCCTCCGTGGGTCGGCCCACCAAAGTTACTTCTACACTTTCTGTTATGGTTGTGATAGATTCTTTAGAGCAGGAGATGTAACTTATGGATGCAGTATTATGTGTGGATTCCATTGGTTGTTACACAAAGAATGCATGGAAATGCCTCGAGAGATTATGCATCCTCTTCATCCTTCTCATCCTCTCACACTCCATTCAGAAAAAATTCTTAGATCAAGAAACTGTGCATTTTGTGAAGCGAGGGTGTGGGGGTTATACTACAGATGTAGCCATGGGGGCTGTAATGGATTGGTGATTCACTTGAGATGCGCGGGGGGGCTTAAAGATAACGATGAAACGCACATGCTTATGTACCACCCAAGCCACCCTCAGCATGAGCTACGCTTTTCCAAGAAGACGAGGTGGTGCCCATTCCCTTGTGATGCCTGTGGTGCCACTGAGAACGGGGACTCCTACACCTGCACCCTCTGCGACTACTCCATACACCAGAGTTGCGCACTCCTCCCACTGTCTAAGGACTTCCCTCATCATCACCACCCTCTCTCCCTCGCCTTTTCTCTTCCATCTGAGTACATCGAGtatgattttgattgtgaTGTATGCTGCATGACTTTGCCATTGAGACGATGGGTCTATCATTGCCACCTTTGCAGATATGTCGTCCATCTCAACTGCGC aTTTGATGATCAAAATGAAAGTGGAAGTGCAATTGATGGTGATGAGAAAGAGGCTACCAAGTTTCCAATAGCAGTAGAAGACATGTATGAGGAGATGATCAGACCTTTCGTTAAGCGACAAAAAGATCAAATTCTTGTCCCTCATCATGATCATGACAATCACAACATCGGTGGCAAGTACAGCTTCTCCAATCATCCTCATCATCTATTAacttttattgcattttcttCAGCTTCGTCGTCATCTTATGATCACCACGAAAAAAACGACGATGAAGATGACTTTGAAAGTATTCCAATATCAGAATTAATATGTGATGGGTGCACACTGCCTATACATGAAAAGAAGCAAACAGATGACGATGGGTATGAGAGTGGTTACATGAGTTGTGATGAATGCAAATACTTTCTCCACTTGTCCTGCTTCAACTTACCACTTGAGATCCCCTCTCTTCCTATTCATTCTCTTCAAGATCACAGCCTAAGGCTTCAAAATGCTGATGGCAAGCTAACAGGTTGGATAGAATGTTATATTTGTAATAGTGAGGCGAATGGGTTGTATTACGCTTGTACTAGCTGCTGGTACGAAATAGACATCAAGTGTGCTTCTCTGCCCAACACCATAAAACACACATCTCACCCGCGACATAACTATCTAAAGCTAGTCACAGCTGATGATTTAGGGTTTGGTGTATGTGATAATTGTCATAAGCCCGCATCTAGTCGAAAGGAGCAATACAGATGCAATAGCTGCATATTCTCTGTATGTGGTAAATGTGTGATTCTACCGGCAAAAAATAAGCATAGGCTGGAGAATCATTTGATGCCTTTGACATATGATGCTCGTGCTAACCGTCCCGGTGATTTCTACTGCAGCAACTGCGAGAACCAAATGGACCCCCGGAGGTGGATGTATCATTGTTATGACTGCGATCAATCCTTTCATCCCCAATGCTTTCCCGCTACATCGGGTAAGTACAGAAACATCAAATATGGGACAGAGCGCGTGATTTCCCGTATCCATGACCACCCTCTTAGATTTCAAATCATATCCAACAAAAAGAGATGTGATCTATGCAATCGAGAAAGGTATGATATGCCTGGATTTCAATGTGCATTATGCTTCTTTGCAGTGTGTTATTTGTGTGTATAA